The following proteins are encoded in a genomic region of Clostridium kluyveri:
- a CDS encoding AAA family ATPase, which produces MYIEKINVKNFTVFENLEIDFCRGINILIGENGTGKTHLMKLMYAPLAKRNSRSMVFWEDVFTHNTGVQTVPDYFRRNKHQKFFIKILFNRDKPYENKDGILSQKFYDVSTVFIPAVEMLSHSKGFLALERERSIPFDRTLIDIIAKAELGESKKVSDLNKNILKTLSDVIDGKVIYENDTFFILKKNGLKVEFSMEAEGIRKIGLLWKLIRNGIINRDSILFWDEPEANINPQLIPQIVKILLELQRNGVQIFLATHDYNLAKYFEVLSKDNDEVVYYSLYKTDNGVQCAKAQIYREIYNNAIEDANERLYNDILDKAAQEAEDE; this is translated from the coding sequence TTGTATATAGAGAAAATTAATGTAAAGAATTTCACAGTGTTTGAAAACTTAGAAATAGATTTTTGCAGGGGAATAAATATTTTAATTGGAGAAAATGGCACAGGCAAAACACATTTGATGAAGTTGATGTATGCACCTCTTGCAAAAAGAAATAGTAGATCCATGGTATTTTGGGAGGATGTATTTACTCATAATACTGGAGTTCAAACAGTACCAGATTATTTTAGAAGGAATAAGCATCAAAAATTTTTCATAAAAATTTTATTTAATAGGGATAAGCCATATGAAAATAAAGATGGTATATTAAGTCAAAAATTTTATGATGTTAGTACAGTATTTATTCCTGCTGTGGAGATGCTATCACATTCAAAAGGCTTTTTAGCCTTAGAACGCGAGAGAAGTATTCCTTTTGATAGAACATTGATTGATATAATTGCTAAAGCAGAGTTAGGAGAGAGTAAAAAAGTATCAGATTTAAATAAGAACATTTTAAAAACACTATCCGATGTCATTGATGGAAAAGTAATCTATGAAAATGATACATTCTTTATATTGAAAAAGAATGGCTTAAAGGTTGAATTTTCAATGGAAGCAGAAGGTATCAGAAAAATAGGATTGTTGTGGAAATTAATACGAAATGGAATAATAAATAGAGACAGCATACTATTTTGGGATGAACCAGAGGCAAACATCAACCCTCAGCTCATACCCCAGATAGTAAAAATACTTTTGGAATTGCAGCGTAATGGGGTACAAATTTTTCTTGCTACCCATGATTATAACCTTGCAAAGTATTTTGAGGTTTTAAGTAAGGATAATGATGAAGTAGTATATTATTCACTCTATAAAACGGATAATGGTGTACAATGTGCAAAGGCACAAATTTATAGAGAAATATATAATAATGCCATTGAAGATGCCAATGAAAGGTTATACAATGACATATTGGATAAGGCAGCCCAGGAGGCAGAAGATGAATAG